The Microtus ochrogaster isolate Prairie Vole_2 chromosome 10, MicOch1.0, whole genome shotgun sequence genome contains the following window.
CACAATAAAGCAACAAATCCTTCTCTCCCGCAGGGACCAGGCTGGAGGAAGGGGCGGGGGAGAGGCAGGTGCAAGGCGTGGACGAGGCAGGTGAGGATGCTACCAACTAAATTAAGGCCTTCCTACCCCAGGCTTCTGCCCCTAGAGGgcggctgggggtgggggtcgcTCAGGGTTCCACCCACACGCTACTGTTGGTCACCCGGGCCCCGAACCAGCCCTTCCAGTAGACCGAGTCCTGCCCTCCGTGCTCGAAGCGGACAAAGCGGACGCCTGGCCCGTAGTCGGTGAAGGTGTGGGAGATCTGGGGATGAAGGGTATTGGGTCAGTCTCAGAGTTCTACCGCTGTTCCTGTCACCCCACGCGGGCGCAGCGCCCCGGCCCTAGCTCTGATTGCTGCCTGAACTTGGCGCTGGCTCCACGAGCCTGGGACCACCCTCTCTGCGCCGGAGATCTGTGGGAGGAGCTTCCACCCAGGATGTCCTCGCCTCGGCCCCGCCCCCGACTCTGCAGGATCACCTCTATCCAGCCGCCATCCTCCGGCACTGCCACCTGCCCGGTGTTGAACTCCGCCAGCACATCTTCGTGCTCCGACAGCAGCCTCACTGTGAGCTCGTACAGGCTGCCGGCATCCGTGCGGCCCGAGTACCTGCAGGGGGGTGGCGGGGTGCAGGCCTCATCTGCTGAGCCTCACTCTGCCAGAGATCTCTTCTGGCCAGCCCAGCATCCATGCCTGGCCAGTGTCCCCCTCAATGTTCCCATTGCACAGATAAGGAAGCTGCGGCCacagagaagagggaactgggCCCCAGAGCCAAAGATGGGGACTAATGAGCCAGATCCAACTTTGGAACCAAAGCCATGCTAGGGGGTACGTATTGTCAGGACGGTCACACGCACAGAAATGGGACTATATATGGATATGTGTATACAGGTAGGGTGTAAGCCTCGCCTTAAGCGAGGGCAAGCGCGCACACATTCGCTAACATTTtaaactcaaggcaggaaataGCTTTCTACACGTTGTGGTCACGTGTGGACCTGTGGGTCACGTGGCCACAACACTTAAGTGTGGCACACGACCGTTCTCCCTTCCCTTTAGTCCTGACCCCGCCCCTCCACAGCCGCTCACCAGTCCTTCACCACGATGGCGGGCTGGGTGGTGTCCAGCAGCTCCTCCCAGTAGCCCTCGGCCTGCAGATCAATGACCTGCGCTTTGCGACACCACCTGAGGGAAGAGGCATCAGGATCCCGCAGGCCCCTACtaccccctctcttccccccccccttcccccttctccttacTCGAAGGAGGAGGCGAAGTACTTCTTAACGCTGTCATCTTGGGTAAATTCCACCCCACTGTCTCCGGGCAGTTCCTCCACCTTCCAGCCGTCCCCACCGTGCTCCACGTCACACCAGCCCTCCAAGTCCTCTGTGGGGACAGAAGAGTCCCACCCTGGTCACAGAGCTCCTACTTGAGGTTGTGGCAGGGCTGGCTCTTGCCTTGGCAGTGGGAGGCAGAATGGGTGTGGGTACTTCTCAAGGTCTCAGTGGGCAGAGGATGAACGATGGGACCGTAGGCACTTCCTCATTCTACCCCCCCCCAACCCAGAGTCCACTGGGCCTGTCCACTCGCAGTTCACTGAGAGTGAATACGCTGGGAAGGCTCCCCAGGGAGCAGAGGATTATTCTGGGCCGGATATCACACCGTGTTTCATCTCATTTAACCTTGAAGTGGGCTGGCACCAAGGGCCGTTTTCTAGAGGGGACAATGAGCACTCCGGTGTGTGGCCCTCACCTTCCCCGCACGGGTTACGCAGCAGGTTGCGCCTCCTCTTGCTCAGAAAGTAGAACTGTTGCCAGTGGTCCCGCTCATCATCTGCGCAGCCCTCGGGCACCAGCCCCTCCTGCTGGCACTTGAGCAGCCACAGTGGGGCGCCGTCCACCAGCTCCTTCCAGCGCAGGCACACCAGGCGGCAGGCCTGCACCAGCTCCGAGGCTGGCAGCTCGGCCAGCACGCGCAGCAGCAGCGGCTCCGGCAACTGGGCCAGGTACTCGACCGCCtcggcctcttcctcctcctcctccaggggctgctcctcctctgcacTCGCCTCGGCTCCCGCCTCCTCTGGCTGCTCCTCTGGGCTCACCTCTTCAGGGTGGCTCCCATTCTCTGAGAATCGGGGAGCAAGGGGAAGCTGTGACTCCCAAACTGTTCCCCTCCACGTCCTACTCTAAGGCAACCACGGCAGGGGGCCAGAAGTTCTTAgcgtgggggggagggggatttgCTGGCAttggcctataatcccagcacttaggaggtacaGACAAGTatatctctgtgaggccagcctggtctacatagagagttctaagaAGGACTAGTAGTTAAATCCTGTCTCACTGTCTCANNNNNNNNNNNNNNNNNNNNNNNNNNNNNNNNNNNNNNNNNNNNNNNNNNNNNNNNNNNNNNNNNNNNNNNNNNNNNNNNNNNNNNNNNNNNNNNNNNNNagagagagagagagagagagagagagagagagagagagagagagagagagttctgtgACCCTAAACTGTGCCCAGGGAGGAACCCCAAGAAGGTAGAGCCAAAGACACTCCCCCTAAACCAGAAGAATTGCTTCAGCTGCAGCTCCCCCCACAGGGCTAGTAGGCACCCACAGGTAGGTATCTGGGGTTACTGATGATCATGTACTTGTGGGTCAGTTCTCCTAAGTACCCTCCCAGACCTCTGGTCCTTGCCTCCTCCGGGGAGCCTTCTTGAAGATATACTTTTAGCACACTCTCTCCCAGCCCACACCCAAAGGCATTCACGATGTCTGTGTATAGTGGACTTACCACAAGAACATGGCCTGAGAGACACTGCTTTCTTCTAGTGCCTAGCCCCCCGTGGGGAGTGGGGAGCTACTGTACTTTATCAGCACTTAGCAAGCATGAGGTACTGCTGGGAGCATCTGAATTACTTCCTAAATCTTCAAAGCATCTATTTtatgaagggacagggaggtgACAAGGTCCAGGACCACACACACAACTTATAAGTACTTGGAGTCTGTGTTTGAACCCATTTGGTCCAACACAGGAGCCAGCTTTAAGAGCCGCGGTGTTACCAAAAGAATGTTTttgagccaagcagtggtggtgcatgcctttaatcccagcattcttgaATCCCAGCATACttgaagcagagacaagtggatctctgtgagttcgaggccagcctggtctacagtgtgagttccagaacagccagaactacacagaggaaccctgtctggaggggggaaaaaaaacaaagcaagcaaaaaagaatTTGTTGCATTAGTATTCTGATCTTCGTTTTGATACTGTGGATGAAAATGCTCAGATTTGAAGGTGTGAAGTGAATTGGTGTAGGTCCCACTGGCAGTATTAGGGTAGAAGACCCAAGAACTCAGAATGGAGAGAATGGGCTAGCAATTGGGCTGTCCCGAGACAGCCAATGTTGTATAGAGTGGGGATGGGAAACCAACAGGGAGAGAGGTACTGGGTGATGGGGGAAGGGTGCCCCCTTTCCCATCCCTCACCCTCAgcctcctcatctgtgaaatggagtcGGCATTGTGCTAGACCATCAAATTTATACTGAtattcaccccctcccccacggAGGGGCAGGGCATAGGGACAGCCACTCTTGCTAAAGTCAGAACCCCATGGTGGGGGCAAGGCCCCAGGAAGAAAGCAGTATCTCTCAGGCTGTGCTCTTGAGGTCAGCTCACTGCACACCCAGGACGGTGTGGGCAGTAGGTATCACTTGGATCTGAGCCTGCCTCATCTGGGCCATGGAAGCCTTGAGTAAGCAGACACTGAGTGCCTGGTATCTCTGAAGGAAAGAGGGCCAGTGGGGAGGGGACCCAGTCACCCCGGGGAATGGAGGTCACTTCTCTCAGAGGTCCTGAAGATTGGGCCCTGAAAATCCAGAGCAGTTGGGGAGCAGGCCtgtggcagggaggggacaggTGGCCTATTCCCCAAACCTCCGATGCGATGCAGCCAGCAATCCCCACACTGCCAGCATTGGAAAGCTGTATCAGAATTTACCCTCTTTCTTTAGAACACACAGAGTTCTCTATCAGCCATGGTgaatcttacacacacacacacacacatgcacacacacacacacacatgcacacacacttgcgcacatacacacacaccactttcccTGCATTTCtaggatttttttgggggggggacttttTTCATATGTAGGGATTTACTCCTCTGTTGGCACGGGGCATTATCAAGCAGTGAGGGAAACGGCCTGTCCATTCTGTTTCCCAAAGCTCTCTGGAGAGCTGGACCCAATGTTCTCAcctctccaccaccaccccagccctgccctggccCCAGCGGATACCTGATGCTCCCGGAAAGATGCACCTCACCCAGTCCTCTCTCCTGGCCCCTAGGCCTGGCATTGAGGCCCCAGATCCGATTACAGCCCCCCCACTCTGCTCTCTCGCACACAACTCGCCACATTGTTGCTGTAGGAAAGTTATCTAACCCTGGACGCTGACCCCACGCTGACTCACTCACCTGGATTGGGCCCCTGAGTCCAGGGACTTCCTGGGCCCTAGGGGAAAAATAGGAGCCTATTCTGGGGCCCTGTAGATGATGTTGGTGGAGAATTGGGAGTTGGAAGGGGCTTCAGTTATGGAAGGTGGCTTGGCCGCCTTAGAGGGCCTCGCCTCTCCTAAAGAGTGGTTtgtgaggaaggggtgggggtcaTGGCAGGCAGCTCCCTAGCCTGACTCAGCAAACAACCACCTACAGGCCCAGCAGGGAGTTGGAAGTGGGAAGAAGTGGGGTCTTTGGTGCCAAAAAAGATGACTGGACAATCCTTGAGGACCCAGAGCATCCGCCAAAAGTAGCCCATCTACCTACTACCCAGCCCTAGCTTGGTCCCAATGGAGCAGACCACTAACCCGACACAAGGCGGCCCTCCAAAGGAGGGCGTCCCTCAGGAATCTGGTACGGATGAAAAGTGGGGCTGGTGAGCCCAGGACCCGGCGGGGAGTCCGGAGGCTCatgagagagggagggcaggcagAACTAGCAAATGGAAGAAGTTGATGAAAACTAAAGCTTGCAAGAACCTGGCTCTCAAACCCGAGGAAGTCTGGAACCTGGGATGCCAGAGTCCTCCAATGCCATTTTGGAGACCCAGgcgtcctcctccctccacaccaAGACACCAAGCAGAAAACTGCTCCCTAGACTGTCTCCGGAATTTTGCTGTAGCGAAAGTTTGAGCGCCGTCTGGGGCGCTCGTCCTTCCGATCTCCCCGGTCTGGCGCGAGCGAGCGGGGCCGGCTATGGCTACCTGGATCaccatctccatccatcgctgcgGCACCGTCGACAGAGAGGAACCCGAGCGCTGCGGGTGGCGAGTCCTGGAGATGCCCGCGTCAGCCTGGTCCGTGCCACTGCGCCTCTTAAAGGCCCCGCGCGCCCCGCCCAGCCTCTGACCCCACGCTGGGGGCCGGGAGCCCCGCGCCCCCGGAGCCCAAGGTGCGGCTTCCAGGAGGAGCCGGGTACTGGGGAGGGGCACCCACGGGCTGGGTGGGCTCCCGGTGCGCCTGGAGGGTGACTGCGGAAGGACACCAGGGGTCGGGCATCTGGGGAGGAGAGAGTGCGGGCGCCAGGCCAAATGGAGTTTGGGGGTATCAGCGACTTCCCGCCCCCCAGGTAATTTTCCTACGTTGCGGTGGGGGCACGTTCCCGGAACGCGCCGGTGAGGCGGAGCTTGAAGGAAATGTGGGCGGGGACTTGAGGGCAGTGGGCGGGGTCAGCATTGGCAGAAAGGCGCAGTTCCAAGACCCAGCGTTGTAGTGCAGCCAGATCAAAGGCGGGTGACAGGAGAAATGGCGTGGGGAGGAGGCGTGGTCTGCCCAACAGTGGACGGATCGCACCCCGGGCCACCATTGGCGCGGATGGCTCAGCCCCAAGAACAGGGGGTACGGCGCAGCGCGGCTAAACGCGAGTGACTAGGAGAACCGGGAGGCAGAGGGACCGATGTGGGGCGGGGTTGGGGCGGGGTCTGCTGAGTGGTGGGCGGGGCCGTATTCTGGGTTCTGGTCTATGGCCAGGACCGGTCACGCAACACAACCAGGCGCTGGTGACCAAAGGAGGGGGGCACTGAGCGCCCCGTCCGGGGGAGGATTGGCGAGTAGTAGGCAGGTCTGTAACCCCCGGCCACGCAGGCCCGGGCAGTACAGCCTCACGGCCTGGCGGGATTGCACAGCTCTCCTGATCGCAGGTGACCTCGGGAGGTGGAGCACGCAGAGCAGGGACGGAGACGCAGTAGGCAGGGACCTAGCGGTGGCGAGGGTGGATGCCGTTCTGCGATCCTGGAGGCCCAGCGCCGTTAAGGCCCTGGCCTCGGGGCTTACCCCCCACTGCACTGTGAGACCTCGAGGACCTGGGCTGGGGACGCCATCGGTGCTCAGAGGTCTATATTTCTTCTTGAGCCGGTAGCGCATTTTAGGGCCACGCATAAGAAATGCGAGACTACCGGGGCCCTAGGCGGGGGAGGACAGCTTCCGGCTAGAGCCCAACCACCGGGGTGCGGGAGGGAGATAGGAAGGCTCCCGTCCACCCGCCCACCTTTCCCCAGTTTCAGGTAAGCGGGTCAGGTTCTCAGAGATCTTGAGAACGTCATTGAGCCTTTTGTACTCCGTGACGGGTCCTGAGACAGTGATAACCCCCCCGCTCAACTCTCGCCTTTTCCCcttgggggatgggagaggatgAGGAGTGGCAGACGGGAGCTCACAAGGCCTCccattgttttcctcttcttaaaaGACTGCCGGCCTGTTGAAAATGGCTGGCTCTGCCTTCAGTAAGGTCCGGAGctgcttccccctcctctcctgtttGTGTGACCTTGGGTAGCTCCTTGGGCAGCCACAGAGCTGTCCTTAAGGGTCGGGTTGGAGGAGATCAGAGCTCACCATTTCCTGAGAGATTCCCTAGCCCACGCACCTTGAGCTGCCCCTGCTCCAAGAGGGGAGTACCATTCCCGTCCTGTTTGCTACAGAGGAAACTGAAGGTCGCCAGCGCAGCCAGTGACTGGAGAGAGCCGGTGCCAGCTGAGTTAAGACTCTCTCTATCCCTGGGCGCTGGAAATGCCCGGTGCCAGGGAGGAGGCTGGGTGTCTAGCGTAGCTCTCTAACACCCACAGGGGCAGGCCAGGGGCCGCTGCCATGGCTGTAGGCAATATCAACGAGCTGCCGGAGAACATTCTCCTGGAGCTGTTCACCCACGTCCCCGCCCGCCAGCTGCTGCTGCGCTGCCGACCCGTCTGCAGCCTCTGGCGAGACCTCATTGACCTGGTGACCCTATGGAAGCGCAAGTGCCTTCGAGAGGGCTTCATCACCGAGGACTGGGACCAGCCCGTGGCTGACTGGAAGATCTTCTACTTCCTGCGAAGCCTCCGAAGGAACCTCCTTCACAACCCGTGTGCGGAAGGTGGGTGCAGAGAGTTGTCTGCCTTGACAGGACACATGCTCTGTAAGGAGACCAGCCGACATGTCCTGAACACTGGTTGTGAGCCCTTTGACCATACATTATGGCCTTTATTCTCTCACAATAATTCTTAGAAGTAGGAACTATTAATGTACACGCTTTTCAGATGGGCAGACTGAGGCCAAGGGCAGTGTTTGTTATAGATTATTTCTCAGCTGGGTATGCTGACACCCACGGTagggagttcaagatcatcctttagaagccagtctgggttacctgaGACTCTCTCCAAACAAACTGATTATTGCTGTTTGTAATGGTGCTAatactataatcccagcactggggagacaagCAGAAGAAGGGTCATAAATTTGAGGGTAGCCTCTCCTAAAACCTTTCCTAGGAAAAGAAATGGTGGCCGATTGGACCAGGCTGTGCCAAAGACAAAAGTGGAAACCACAGTCTGTTGTCCTCACTTACAGACCCCAGGTTAGGCCTGTGGGGACTGTCCCAGAAGGAATCTTGCCTAGNNNNNNNNNNNNNNNNNNNNNNNNNNNNNNNNNNNNNNNNNNNNNNNNNNNNNNNNNNNNNNNNNNNNNNNNNNNNNNNNNNNNNNNNNNNNNNNNNNNNNNNNNNNNNNNNNNNNNNNNNNNNNNNNNNNNNNNNNNNNNNNNNNNNNNNNNNNNNNNNNNNNNNNNNNNNNNNNNNNNNNNNNNNNNNNNNNNNNNNNNNNNNNNNNNNNNNNNNNNNNNNNNNNNNNNNNNNNNNNNNNNNNNNNNNNNNNNNNNNNNNNNNNNNNNNNNNNNNNNNNNNNNNNNNNNNNNNNNNNNNNNNNNNNNNNNNNNNNNNNNNNNNNNNNNNNNNNNNNNNNNNNNNNNNNNNNNNNNNNNNNNNNNNNNNNNNNNNNNNNNNNNNNNNNNNNNNNNNNNNNNNNNNNNNNNNNNNNNNNNNNNNNNNNNNNNNNNNNNNNNNNNNNNNNNNNNNNNNNNNNNNNNNNNNNNNNNNNNNNNNNNNNNNNNNNNNNNNNNNNNNNNNNNNNNNNNNNNNNNNNNNNNNNNNNNNNNNNNNNNNNNNNNNNNNNNNNNNNNNNNNNNNNNNNNNNNNNNNNNNNNNNNNNNNNNNNNNNNNNNNNNNNNNNNNNNNNNNNNNNNNNNNNNNNNNNNNNNNNNNNNNNNNNNNNNNNNNNNNNNNNNNNNNNNNNNNNNNNNNNNNNNNNNNNNNNNNNNNNNNNNNNNNNNNNNNNNNNNNNNNNNNNNNNNNNNNNNNNNNNNNNNNNNNNNNNNNNNNNNNNNNNNNNNNNNNNNNNNNNNNNNNNNNNNNNNNNNNNNNNNNNNNNNNNNNNNNNNNNNNNNNNNNNNNNNNNNNNNNNNNNNNNNNNNNNNNNNNNNNNNNNNNNNNNNNNNNNNNNNNNNNNNNNNNNNNNNNNNNNNNNNNNNNNNNNNNNNNNNNNNNNNNNNNNNNNNNNNNNNNNNNNNNNNNNNNNNNNNNNNNNNNNNNNNNNNNNNNNNNNNNNNNNNNNNNNNNNNNNNNNNNNNNNNNNNNNNNNGGGCAGCTGGGACTCCCACCTCTGAGAGGAAGCAGTACTTGGAGAAGGTGCCCTGAGGGGTCTCCTGCATGGTAGATTCTGCTCTCCCCACAGAGGGATTTGAGTTCTGGAGCCTGGATGTGAACGGAGGAGACGAATGGAAGGTGGAAGATCTCTCCAAAGACCAGCGGAAGGAATTCCCCAATGACCAGGTCAAGAAATACTTCGTGACTTCCTATTAGTAAGATCTAGGGCCTTCGGGTGGGGGGAGCCCAAGCTCTAACATGGGGTCCCATGCTGAACttcagcccctcctcctccctgaccCAGCACCTGCCTCAAGTCCCAGGTGGTGGACCTCAAGGCTGAAGGGTATTGGGAGGAACTGATGGACACCACCCGACCGGACATCGAGGTCAAAGACTGGTGAGTGATGGGGCGAGGGTCTGGGGGGGGCCTGCCGTCCAGgcgccccacccctgccctgccccccatcTCCCAGGTCCTCAGGGGCCCTTCCCTCTTCTACCGGCAGGTTCGCAGCCAGGCCGGACTGCGGGTCCAAGTACCAACTGTGCGTTCAGCTCCTGTCGTCAGCGCACGCACCACTGGGGACCTTCCAGCCAGACCCGGTGACGATCCAGCAGAAGAGCGACGCCAAGTGGAGGGAGGTATGTGGACAGGGACCAGGACACAGACCCAAACTCTGCCGTCTCTCACTTGGGTTTCTGCTCCTCTAAACCTCAGCCTCCCTTGCTTCCGCAGAGAAATAGGAGGAAGCTTCCGGCTTAGCCATCAGGGATGGGAGACCAG
Protein-coding sequences here:
- the Fbxo2 gene encoding F-box only protein 2, translating into MDGDGDPENGSHPEEVSPEEQPEEAGAEASAEEEQPLEEEEEEAEAVEYLAQLPEPLLLRVLAELPASELVQACRLVCLRWKELVDGAPLWLLKCQQEGLVPEGCADDERDHWQQFYFLSKRRRNLLRNPCGEEDLEGWCDVEHGGDGWKVEELPGDSGVEFTQDDSVKKYFASSFEWCRKAQVIDLQAEGYWEELLDTTQPAIVVKDWYSGRTDAGSLYELTVRLLSEHEDVLAEFNTGQVAVPEDGGWIEISHTFTDYGPGVRFVRFEHGGQDSVYWKGWFGARVTNSSVWVEP
- the LOC101989381 gene encoding F-box only protein 44 isoform X1, whose protein sequence is MAVGNINELPENILLELFTHVPARQLLLRCRPVCSLWRDLIDLVTLWKRKCLREGFITEDWDQPVADWKIFYFLRSLRRNLLHNPCAEEGFEFWSLDVNGGDEWKVEDLSKDQRKEFPNDQVKKYFVTSYYTCLKSQVVDLKAEGYWEELMDTTRPDIEVKDWFAARPDCGSKYQLCVQLLSSAHAPLGTFQPDPVTIQQKSDAKWREVSHTFSNYPPGVRYIWFQHGGVDTHYWAGWYGPRVTNSSIVIGPPLP
- the LOC101989381 gene encoding F-box only protein 44 isoform X3: MAVGNINELPENILLELFTHVPARQLLLRCRPVCSLWRDLIDLVTLWKRKCLREGFITEDWDQPVADWKIFYFLRSLRRNLLHNPCAEEGFEFWSLDVNGGDEWKVEDLSKDQRKEFPNDQVKKYFVTSYYTCLKSQVVDLKAEGYWEELMDTTRPDIEVKDWFAARPDCGSKYQLCVQLLSSAHAPLGTFQPDPVTIQQKSDAKWREGLKYPRRASKAIRNHR
- the LOC101989381 gene encoding F-box only protein 44 isoform X2, with protein sequence MAVGNINELPENILLELFTHVPARQLLLRCRPVCSLWRDLIDLVTLWKRKCLREGFITEDWDQPVADWKIFYFLRSLRRNLLHNPCAEEGFEFWSLDVNGGDEWKVEDLSKDQRKEFPNDQVRSQAGLRVQVPTVRSAPVVSARTTGDLPARPGDDPAEERRQVEGGFTHILQLSSRRPLHLVSARRRGHSLLGRLVRPKSHQQQHCHRAPAALMSPEPQSSEP